The following coding sequences are from one Gemmatimonadota bacterium window:
- a CDS encoding S8 family serine peptidase, translating to MRRTLTLSALATALFVAACQDSNQLLSPNDPADAPAFSIQRQVDQVVPGRILARLVDGADAASVGSAHGVAFERTVANGRIAIFNGAVGNERALAARLGGDDRVVYAEPDYLRQTTAIDAKLWAFHNPGGLSVAWTRGRNKGKPVTSYLSVEDADEDNHEGYASGGGPVSIASIDTGVQMDHPEFGGVTFGDGWDYIDNDADPSDENDHGTHTTGTMVGDSVGVAGVAGAASNVTVYVFRVCGANGCPTSAIVSAIYAATDSGVVAMNISLGGGSLSQFEADAIFYATDETTGRPGALVIASAGNGGTSTVSCPACDTLALSVAASDWLDEHAYYTNYGEGLDITAPGGELYSNTTSDAGIYSSVRGSGYAYFQGTSMAAPQVTGTAAIVASVTGATGAALRSLLEGTTDDLGAPGYDTEFGWGRLNSYRAVMGPLSDPPSSEPDPDPLAAGFTFSCSELSCSFDASGSTGSVVWDWTFGDSTIGSGVTVAHKYPGVGTYTVTLTVGDGSGNNEDTTSDTVSCKKRGRNGVRCN from the coding sequence ATGCGACGTACCCTTACTCTGTCTGCACTCGCGACGGCCCTTTTCGTCGCGGCATGTCAGGACTCGAATCAGCTTCTCTCCCCCAATGATCCAGCCGACGCCCCCGCGTTCAGCATCCAGCGGCAGGTCGATCAGGTTGTGCCTGGACGCATCCTCGCGCGACTCGTCGACGGTGCCGACGCGGCGTCGGTAGGGAGCGCGCACGGTGTCGCGTTCGAACGCACGGTCGCGAATGGCCGGATCGCCATCTTCAACGGTGCCGTCGGTAACGAACGCGCCCTCGCCGCCCGCCTCGGTGGTGACGACCGCGTGGTCTACGCCGAGCCCGACTACCTACGGCAGACGACCGCGATCGACGCCAAGCTCTGGGCGTTCCACAACCCGGGGGGGCTCTCGGTCGCGTGGACCCGCGGTCGCAATAAGGGAAAGCCCGTCACGTCGTACCTCTCGGTCGAGGACGCCGACGAGGACAACCACGAGGGCTACGCGTCGGGCGGTGGTCCGGTCTCGATCGCAAGCATCGACACCGGCGTGCAAATGGACCACCCGGAATTCGGCGGCGTGACGTTCGGCGACGGGTGGGACTACATAGACAACGACGCCGATCCGTCGGATGAGAACGACCACGGCACGCACACGACCGGCACGATGGTCGGAGACAGCGTCGGCGTGGCCGGCGTGGCGGGCGCCGCCTCCAACGTGACGGTCTACGTCTTCCGAGTGTGCGGTGCCAACGGTTGTCCGACGTCGGCCATCGTAAGCGCGATCTACGCCGCAACGGACTCCGGAGTCGTCGCGATGAACATCAGCCTGGGTGGCGGCTCGCTCTCGCAGTTCGAGGCCGACGCCATATTTTACGCCACCGACGAGACAACCGGCCGGCCCGGCGCGCTTGTCATCGCGTCGGCTGGCAATGGCGGCACGAGCACCGTGAGTTGCCCGGCGTGTGATACGCTCGCGCTCTCCGTCGCGGCCAGCGACTGGCTCGACGAGCACGCCTACTACACCAACTACGGCGAGGGCCTCGACATCACCGCGCCCGGCGGCGAGCTCTACTCGAACACGACGAGCGACGCAGGTATCTACAGCTCCGTGCGCGGCAGCGGCTACGCCTACTTCCAGGGCACTTCGATGGCGGCCCCACAGGTCACCGGAACCGCGGCGATCGTGGCGTCTGTTACAGGCGCCACCGGGGCGGCGCTTCGCTCACTCCTCGAGGGGACGACCGACGACCTCGGCGCCCCTGGGTACGACACCGAGTTCGGGTGGGGGCGTCTGAATTCGTACCGGGCCGTGATGGGCCCGCTGAGCGACCCCCCGTCCTCGGAGCCGGACCCGGACCCGCTCGCAGCGGGCTTCACGTTCTCGTGCAGCGAGCTGTCGTGCAGCTTCGACGCCAGCGGTTCGACCGGAAGCGTCGTTTGGGACTGGACCTTCGGTGACTCCACCATAGGGTCCGGCGTCACCGTCGCCCATAAGTATCCCGGCGTGGGCACGTACACGGTCACGCTCACTGTGGGTGACGGCAGCGGTAATAATGAGGACACCACGTCCGACACGGTGTCCTGCAAGAAGCGCGGGAGGAATGGCGTGCGCTGCAACTAG
- a CDS encoding 4a-hydroxytetrahydrobiopterin dehydratase gives MDQLSQAKCEACQRGAPTVTAEERVQLHAQVPEWAIVERDEIPRLERSFVFPNFIDALNFTNAVGAAAEQEGHHPALLTEWGSVTVTWWTHKIRGLHRNDFIMAAKTDELFPGEATSHVP, from the coding sequence ATGGATCAACTATCGCAGGCGAAGTGTGAGGCGTGCCAGCGAGGCGCCCCCACAGTCACGGCCGAGGAACGCGTTCAACTACACGCCCAGGTCCCCGAGTGGGCGATCGTTGAGCGCGACGAGATCCCGCGGCTGGAGCGAAGTTTCGTGTTCCCGAACTTCATCGACGCTCTGAACTTCACGAACGCCGTAGGTGCCGCGGCCGAACAGGAAGGTCATCATCCGGCGCTTCTGACGGAGTGGGGAAGCGTCACGGTGACCTGGTGGACTCACAAGATCCGGGGCCTCCATCGGAACGACTTCATCATGGCGGCGAAGACCGACGAGCTGTTCCCCGGCGAAGCGACCTCTCACGTACCGTGA
- a CDS encoding amidohydrolase family protein, with product MRLLTPCLAAAVFLTSQAPLSGQASLLFENVTLIDGTGRPAMPNAWVLVEGDRITRVAVREIEAPEGAERIDGRGKFLIPGLMDMHIHLSGGRGRGGPDERVGIRALHGFLYSGVTSVFDAGNDPDYIFGLRTRERAGQIVAPRIFATGGVVTAPGGHGGGAGATLVDEWPEDRSLLDAHIAREPDLVKLTFDEHGWGTRPLIPLLQPELMAKIGRYFNEHGIRTTVHISHEFRARQAIEAGMNTLAHPIIQGPVSEGFVSLMAASKVPMVSTLTIGEGYSRLVEHPEFLDRPIYQATYEPETLEQLRTTVRDSYAARTWTTWMKVMTPVAQENLRLIAEAGGVIVLGSDQSTGPASHRELELMVEGGIPPVEAIRIGTLNAAIFLGRERELGSIEEGKLADLVLLSADPLEDISHTQEIELVIKGGKIVDRSALDLPVNRR from the coding sequence ATGCGCCTACTTACGCCCTGCCTCGCTGCCGCGGTCTTCCTGACCTCACAGGCTCCGCTCAGCGGCCAAGCGTCCCTGCTGTTCGAGAACGTCACGCTCATCGACGGCACCGGACGTCCCGCTATGCCGAACGCTTGGGTATTGGTGGAGGGCGACCGCATCACGCGCGTCGCCGTCCGGGAGATCGAGGCGCCGGAGGGCGCCGAGCGGATCGACGGACGCGGCAAATTCCTCATCCCCGGCCTGATGGACATGCACATCCACCTATCCGGAGGCCGCGGGCGGGGCGGCCCCGACGAACGGGTGGGCATCCGTGCGCTGCACGGCTTTCTGTATAGCGGGGTCACGAGCGTCTTCGACGCTGGCAACGACCCCGACTACATCTTCGGCCTGAGGACGCGGGAGCGGGCCGGACAGATCGTCGCCCCGCGCATCTTCGCGACCGGTGGAGTGGTGACGGCGCCAGGAGGCCACGGCGGCGGCGCCGGCGCGACGCTCGTCGACGAGTGGCCCGAGGACAGGTCGTTACTCGATGCGCACATCGCGCGTGAGCCCGATCTCGTGAAGCTGACCTTCGACGAGCACGGGTGGGGTACTCGGCCCCTCATCCCTCTTCTCCAGCCAGAGCTGATGGCGAAGATCGGCCGCTATTTCAACGAGCACGGCATCCGGACCACGGTCCACATTTCGCACGAGTTCCGGGCCCGTCAAGCGATCGAAGCCGGCATGAACACGCTCGCACACCCGATCATTCAGGGTCCGGTCAGCGAAGGCTTCGTCAGTCTCATGGCGGCGAGCAAAGTGCCGATGGTGTCCACGCTCACAATCGGTGAGGGGTACAGCCGGTTGGTCGAACACCCCGAGTTCCTGGATCGGCCGATCTACCAGGCGACGTACGAACCGGAGACGCTCGAGCAGCTGCGCACCACGGTTCGGGACTCGTACGCCGCGCGCACGTGGACGACGTGGATGAAGGTCATGACCCCGGTGGCGCAGGAGAATCTGCGGCTCATCGCCGAGGCCGGCGGCGTGATCGTCCTGGGGTCGGACCAGTCCACCGGGCCAGCCTCGCACCGTGAGCTCGAGTTGATGGTCGAGGGTGGCATCCCCCCGGTCGAGGCGATCCGGATTGGCACGCTCAACGCGGCGATCTTCCTGGGGCGGGAACGCGAGCTCGGTTCCATAGAAGAAGGCAAGCTCGCCGATCTCGTGTTACTGTCCGCCGATCCACTGGAGGACATCAGCCATACGCAGGAGATCGAGCTCGTGATCAAGGGCGGAAAGATCGTCGATCGATCCGCGTTGGACTTGCCGGTCAATCGACGGTAG
- a CDS encoding PQQ-binding-like beta-propeller repeat protein: MIDRLRFVARRHLIRGATCTAFVSLLGTFTASIAGGQSTADGQSTATGPSILDAYSPVTDAMLVDPPDGEWLMWRRTYGHWGYSPLDQINRSNVDELRLAWAWTMERGKQETTPLVHDGVMFLPQACDFVEAVDARDGTLLWTYRRERVEHIASLACANRNAVLFGDRIFLATHDAYLVALDARTGEVEWEQPVGDWTIGHHYSGGPQIIEGQVVAGMSGCYFINTRCWISAHDPETGEELWRTYTLAHSGEPGGDSWGDVPDEERRGGSAWIAPSYDPELGLIFTGVAVPVPWGTVQRGTVGDALYTNSTLALDARTGEIVWYFQHLPGDEFDQDHPFERIIVETEVAPDASAVEWISPTITPGERRKVVTGIPGKPGIIWTLDAATGDFLWARTTHFQNVIVGVDAEGRRGILNPELKHPQIGQEVIVCPHLGGGTNWQAAAYHPVTNALYSSGNNTCMEYTLDPVEPTVGMYHNSASYRRIHVPGSDENVGVFTAVHVATGRTLWQHRQRAGIGGSVLTTGGGLVFVTDDARRFRAFDAATGEVLWEQILNSTAGGYPVSYSVDGVQYIAIAAGGGPNTLSLTPEIQQRSGGNTLFVFRLH, translated from the coding sequence ATGATCGATCGCCTTCGATTCGTCGCCCGACGACACTTGATTCGGGGAGCGACCTGCACCGCCTTCGTCAGTCTGCTTGGCACCTTCACCGCGTCGATCGCCGGTGGGCAGTCCACCGCGGACGGCCAGTCCACCGCGACCGGGCCGTCCATCCTGGATGCCTACAGTCCCGTAACGGATGCGATGCTCGTCGACCCGCCCGACGGCGAGTGGTTGATGTGGCGCAGAACATACGGCCACTGGGGATACAGTCCACTCGATCAAATCAATCGGTCCAACGTCGACGAGCTCCGCCTCGCGTGGGCGTGGACGATGGAGCGTGGGAAGCAAGAGACGACACCTCTCGTGCACGACGGCGTCATGTTCCTGCCGCAGGCCTGCGACTTCGTCGAAGCGGTGGACGCCCGCGACGGAACGCTCTTGTGGACGTACCGCCGGGAGCGCGTCGAGCACATCGCGAGCCTCGCGTGCGCCAACCGGAACGCGGTGCTCTTCGGCGACCGAATTTTCCTCGCGACGCACGACGCGTATCTCGTGGCCTTGGACGCGCGCACCGGGGAGGTCGAGTGGGAGCAGCCGGTCGGCGACTGGACGATCGGCCACCACTACTCCGGCGGTCCCCAGATCATCGAGGGGCAGGTCGTGGCGGGCATGTCGGGCTGCTACTTCATCAACACGCGATGCTGGATCTCGGCCCACGACCCGGAGACCGGCGAGGAGCTGTGGCGGACGTACACCCTCGCGCACTCGGGGGAGCCGGGCGGCGACAGTTGGGGTGATGTGCCCGACGAAGAACGGCGTGGCGGCTCCGCCTGGATCGCACCGAGCTATGACCCGGAGCTGGGGCTCATCTTCACGGGCGTGGCCGTGCCGGTCCCGTGGGGCACCGTCCAGCGGGGCACCGTCGGAGACGCGCTGTACACGAACTCGACGCTGGCGCTCGACGCCCGCACCGGTGAGATCGTGTGGTATTTCCAGCACCTTCCAGGCGACGAATTCGACCAGGATCACCCGTTCGAACGCATCATCGTGGAGACGGAGGTGGCACCGGACGCCAGCGCGGTCGAGTGGATCAGCCCCACGATCACGCCGGGGGAACGGCGCAAGGTCGTAACGGGGATACCGGGCAAGCCCGGCATCATCTGGACTCTCGACGCGGCGACGGGCGACTTCCTATGGGCCCGCACCACTCACTTCCAGAACGTGATCGTCGGCGTCGATGCCGAGGGCCGGAGAGGGATCCTGAACCCGGAGCTGAAGCATCCCCAGATCGGTCAGGAGGTCATCGTCTGCCCACACCTGGGCGGCGGCACCAACTGGCAGGCAGCGGCCTACCATCCGGTGACGAACGCGCTCTACTCCTCGGGAAACAACACATGCATGGAGTACACGCTCGATCCGGTGGAGCCGACCGTGGGCATGTACCACAACTCCGCGTCCTACCGGCGGATCCACGTCCCGGGTTCCGACGAGAACGTGGGCGTGTTCACCGCCGTGCACGTCGCGACCGGAAGGACGCTTTGGCAGCACCGTCAGCGGGCGGGAATTGGCGGCTCGGTGCTCACGACCGGCGGAGGCCTCGTCTTCGTGACCGATGATGCCCGCCGCTTTCGCGCCTTCGATGCGGCGACCGGCGAGGTCCTCTGGGAGCAGATCCTCAACTCCACCGCTGGCGGTTACCCTGTGAGCTACAGCGTCGACGGAGTTCAATACATCGCGATCGCAGCAGGTGGGGGACCGAACACGCTCTCGCTCACGCCCGAGATCCAGCAGCGCTCCGGCGGGAACACTCTTTTCGTGTTCCGGCTGCACTGA
- a CDS encoding helix-turn-helix transcriptional regulator: MSSDPGAFLPLSPPVFHILLSLADRERHGYAIIKEIERRTAESIVLSTGTLYAAIKRLLADELIESAEGRADPELDDTRRRYYQLTALGKLVVRADTDRLAELVSMSRDKQLSPWFSGGSVG; this comes from the coding sequence ATGAGTAGCGATCCCGGCGCTTTTTTGCCACTCAGCCCTCCGGTATTTCATATCCTCCTCTCCCTCGCCGACCGCGAGCGTCATGGCTACGCGATCATCAAGGAGATCGAACGGCGTACCGCCGAGTCGATCGTCCTGAGCACGGGGACTCTCTACGCCGCCATCAAAAGGCTGTTGGCCGATGAGCTCATCGAGAGTGCCGAGGGGCGGGCTGACCCCGAGCTCGACGACACGCGCAGGCGCTATTACCAGCTCACCGCCCTGGGGAAGCTCGTCGTGAGAGCGGATACGGACCGGCTCGCCGAGCTCGTCAGCATGTCTCGCGATAAGCAACTGAGCCCCTGGTTCTCGGGCGGGAGCGTAGGATGA
- a CDS encoding ABC transporter permease, translating into MSVGERLYRLTLRAYPSQHRADYGPDMLEAFQALERDFRARGRLRYLRFLLAELRGLLSQAVRERLAWGSVQPSGGRFGGDGSRKGGATDGWIQDLRYGWRQLLRTPGVSALAVLTLALGIGANAAIFGVVDAVMDQPVPYDEPDRLVHIFEQYPVQRPEMQHALGPGRPRVSAGDFLDYSALNSTFEYLAATSLDNYVLDGTSTITRALGVSEDFLPMLGAQFQLGRSFSPDPLLPPPVWPTELVNFEVILTHGFWQRQFGGDPEILGKTLRFHHWWGRRPVVNLEVVGVLTPDFQAPPSLGTTGLQLIAPDMLVPLGRTRVNWSARSLYQLNAVGRLRRGVSVEQAQADLDGIAAGIAEAHPETNAGYQVALLPQESLPRRLYGPAIALLMGVVGAVLLIACVNVATLLLARSVVREGEFAVRASLGAGRARIFRQLLIEAGLLGALAGVAALSVAYFGTVVLTSLFPGNVLGLADAAVNWRVVAFTGAASLLTVILFGVVPALWGSRTDVGQTLKKSGGRTVTKASALLRGLVVSQVALALTLLIGAGLLINSFARLTSVDPGFDHDGVLTVDVRLPPWQLGKYQGWPQITALYRDITARVEAVPGVRSVSSVGAPPLNLSDDTWPITIQDRPRATFEENLRADFRYASPGYFRTMGIPVVRGREFTEQDDDGVERPTAAPAVVSEAMARQFWPGKDPLGKIFYWGQNDMEAGESDNRYPPSPQFTVVGVVGDVKTLGLGMPPRPQVYSTAFVFQAKDRTVMVRTAGDPLKVADAVRRAVLSVDENDLTLTLSTMESKISTALDRPRFYVAMASTLATVALILVVTGLYGVVSYLISRRTHEFGLRIAMGARPDHLLKMVMGQGVMLVGAGVALGLVGAVMLTRFLSAYLFGISPFDPITFVVVAVALAGVALMANAIPARRASRVDPIIALRAD; encoded by the coding sequence ATGAGCGTCGGCGAGCGCCTCTACCGCTTGACCTTACGGGCCTACCCCTCCCAGCACCGCGCCGACTACGGGCCGGACATGCTCGAAGCGTTTCAGGCTCTCGAGCGGGACTTCCGCGCGCGAGGCCGTCTCCGCTACTTGCGGTTCCTCCTGGCCGAGCTTCGAGGGCTCCTGTCGCAGGCTGTCCGGGAGCGGCTTGCCTGGGGCAGCGTACAGCCGTCGGGGGGCCGGTTCGGAGGTGACGGCTCCAGGAAGGGCGGTGCGACGGACGGCTGGATCCAGGATCTCCGTTACGGATGGCGGCAACTCCTCCGCACGCCGGGGGTCAGTGCCCTCGCCGTCCTGACGCTCGCGCTCGGGATCGGCGCCAACGCCGCGATCTTCGGTGTAGTGGACGCGGTGATGGATCAGCCCGTTCCCTATGACGAGCCGGACCGCCTGGTCCACATCTTCGAGCAGTATCCGGTTCAGCGCCCTGAAATGCAGCACGCCTTGGGTCCTGGGAGACCCAGGGTGTCGGCGGGCGATTTCCTCGACTACTCGGCCCTCAACAGCACCTTCGAGTACCTCGCGGCGACCTCGTTGGATAACTACGTGCTCGACGGAACGTCGACGATCACCAGAGCACTGGGGGTTTCCGAGGACTTCTTGCCGATGCTGGGCGCCCAGTTCCAGCTCGGCCGAAGCTTCTCGCCCGATCCGCTACTGCCCCCACCCGTGTGGCCAACGGAACTCGTGAATTTCGAGGTGATCCTGACCCATGGCTTCTGGCAGCGGCAATTCGGCGGCGACCCGGAGATCCTCGGCAAGACTCTTAGGTTCCACCATTGGTGGGGCCGTCGTCCCGTAGTCAACCTCGAAGTCGTGGGGGTACTCACTCCGGATTTCCAGGCACCGCCCAGCCTCGGCACGACGGGACTCCAGCTCATCGCGCCCGATATGCTGGTGCCGCTGGGTCGGACCCGCGTGAACTGGAGCGCCCGGTCGCTTTATCAGCTCAACGCCGTCGGTCGCCTCCGCCGGGGAGTATCTGTCGAGCAGGCTCAGGCCGACCTGGACGGGATCGCCGCCGGGATCGCCGAAGCGCATCCCGAGACAAACGCCGGATACCAGGTCGCCCTCCTGCCACAGGAAAGCCTCCCGCGACGTCTCTACGGTCCGGCCATCGCCTTGCTCATGGGGGTGGTTGGAGCGGTGCTGCTCATCGCCTGTGTCAATGTCGCGACCTTGCTATTGGCACGGTCGGTGGTGAGAGAAGGGGAATTCGCCGTGCGTGCGTCACTGGGTGCCGGACGGGCGCGTATCTTCCGTCAACTGCTCATCGAGGCGGGCCTACTTGGTGCCTTGGCCGGCGTCGCCGCTTTGTCGGTCGCGTACTTCGGCACGGTGGTTCTCACTTCTCTGTTCCCAGGTAACGTCCTGGGCCTAGCCGACGCCGCCGTTAATTGGCGAGTAGTCGCCTTCACGGGGGCCGCATCACTCCTGACCGTGATACTGTTCGGCGTGGTACCCGCGCTATGGGGTTCAAGAACCGATGTGGGTCAGACGCTCAAGAAGAGTGGAGGCCGCACCGTTACCAAGGCGAGCGCTCTCCTCCGGGGGTTGGTGGTGTCGCAAGTGGCGCTCGCGCTGACGTTGCTCATCGGCGCCGGGTTGCTGATCAACAGTTTTGCGCGCCTGACGTCAGTGGACCCCGGGTTTGATCACGACGGTGTCCTCACGGTGGACGTGCGCTTGCCGCCCTGGCAGCTCGGGAAATACCAAGGTTGGCCTCAGATCACCGCCCTGTATCGAGACATCACGGCTCGGGTTGAAGCCGTCCCCGGCGTACGATCCGTCAGCAGTGTCGGAGCGCCCCCGCTGAACCTGAGTGACGACACTTGGCCCATCACCATCCAGGATCGACCGAGGGCTACGTTCGAGGAAAACCTGAGAGCCGACTTCCGTTATGCGAGTCCTGGCTACTTTCGCACCATGGGGATTCCCGTAGTCAGGGGCCGTGAGTTCACCGAACAAGATGACGATGGGGTCGAGCGACCAACGGCGGCGCCGGCGGTCGTGAGCGAGGCCATGGCACGACAGTTCTGGCCGGGCAAGGATCCGCTGGGGAAGATCTTCTACTGGGGTCAGAACGACATGGAAGCCGGAGAGTCGGATAACCGCTATCCGCCCTCACCCCAGTTCACGGTGGTCGGCGTCGTGGGAGACGTCAAAACGCTCGGCCTGGGCATGCCACCGAGACCCCAGGTGTACAGCACCGCGTTCGTGTTCCAGGCTAAGGATCGAACGGTCATGGTGCGGACCGCCGGGGACCCGTTGAAGGTCGCCGATGCCGTGCGTCGTGCCGTCCTGTCAGTAGACGAGAACGACCTGACGTTAACGCTCAGCACCATGGAGAGTAAAATCTCGACGGCCCTGGACCGGCCGCGCTTCTACGTGGCGATGGCGTCCACCCTGGCAACTGTGGCGCTTATCTTGGTCGTCACCGGCCTATATGGTGTGGTATCGTATCTGATAAGCCGTCGGACCCACGAGTTCGGTCTGCGGATCGCCATGGGCGCACGGCCGGACCACTTGCTCAAGATGGTCATGGGGCAAGGCGTGATGCTGGTGGGCGCCGGTGTCGCTTTGGGCCTCGTCGGAGCCGTGATGCTGACGCGGTTCCTGTCGGCCTACCTGTTTGGGATCAGCCCCTTCGATCCGATCACGTTTGTGGTGGTGGCCGTCGCATTGGCCGGCGTTGCTCTGATGGCAAACGCAATCCCCGCGCGGCGGGCTAGCCGGGTCGATCCGATCATTGCGTTACGGGCGGACTAG
- a CDS encoding cyclase family protein — protein sequence MNVRLTTSVVVSAVVMTLGLGGATMVLEAQDGTRAPRNLEEFDVMFRELSNWGRWGASDERGTLNLITPAKIREAAALVRSGITVSLSHNPMPEAAPDNPVTAFEHTMGRGFRSDTYSFTYHGYGVSHIDALCHFAHNGRLYNDVPTSASTSEGCSKNGIQNLKNGIVTRGILLDFPRLKGVPYLEPGTPIYIEDIEAWERQAAVTVSAGDVIFIRTGRWARREALGPWQLSGNSAGLHASVLPWIKERDVAFVGSDAATDVMPSMVEGITQPVHTFLIAGLGSNIFDNMDLEALAETAARLNRWEFMLTAGPIPVTGGTGSPLNPIAVF from the coding sequence ATGAACGTGAGGTTGACGACTTCGGTGGTGGTGTCTGCAGTCGTGATGACGCTCGGCCTGGGCGGGGCGACCATGGTGCTCGAGGCCCAGGACGGAACACGGGCTCCACGCAACCTCGAGGAGTTCGACGTGATGTTCCGCGAGCTCTCGAATTGGGGGCGCTGGGGCGCGTCAGACGAGCGCGGGACGCTGAATCTGATCACCCCGGCCAAGATCCGTGAGGCGGCCGCACTGGTCCGCAGCGGGATCACCGTGTCGCTCTCGCACAATCCGATGCCGGAAGCAGCTCCGGACAACCCGGTCACCGCGTTCGAACACACCATGGGCCGAGGTTTCCGCAGCGACACCTACAGCTTCACCTACCACGGCTACGGCGTGAGCCACATCGATGCGCTTTGCCACTTTGCCCACAACGGCCGGCTCTACAACGACGTTCCCACGTCGGCGAGCACGTCCGAGGGGTGCAGCAAGAACGGCATCCAGAACCTCAAGAACGGCATCGTCACGCGCGGCATCCTGCTCGACTTCCCCCGCCTCAAGGGCGTGCCCTACCTCGAGCCCGGGACACCGATCTACATCGAGGACATCGAGGCCTGGGAGCGGCAAGCCGCCGTCACCGTCTCGGCCGGCGACGTCATCTTCATCCGCACCGGCCGTTGGGCGCGACGCGAAGCTCTCGGACCCTGGCAACTGTCGGGGAACAGCGCCGGCTTGCACGCGTCCGTCCTCCCCTGGATCAAGGAACGCGACGTCGCGTTCGTGGGGAGCGATGCGGCGACCGATGTGATGCCGTCGATGGTCGAAGGCATCACGCAGCCGGTCCATACCTTTCTGATCGCCGGCCTCGGCTCGAACATCTTCGACAACATGGACCTCGAGGCGCTCGCCGAGACAGCGGCCCGTCTGAACCGCTGGGAGTTCATGCTGACCGCTGGTCCGATTCCGGTAACGGGTGGCACCGGTTCGCCGCTCAATCCGATCGCGGTGTTCTGA
- a CDS encoding PIN domain nuclease, translating to MVDKSALERMPLEPVRERLGPIIDAGTAATCSIIDLEVLFSARSHQDYLAIRERRRLAYAQIPLTQDIFEGAITIQAKLAEMGQHRLPIPDLIIAACAEANGLTVLHYDADFDRIAAVTGQPVEWVVPRGSV from the coding sequence ATGGTGGACAAGAGTGCCCTCGAGCGCATGCCGTTGGAGCCGGTTCGCGAGCGCCTCGGTCCGATCATCGACGCGGGAACGGCAGCTACCTGCTCGATCATCGATCTCGAAGTACTCTTCAGCGCGCGAAGCCACCAGGACTACCTTGCGATCCGCGAGCGACGACGGCTCGCTTACGCCCAGATCCCGCTGACTCAAGACATCTTCGAGGGTGCGATCACCATTCAGGCGAAGCTCGCCGAGATGGGCCAACACCGGCTGCCCATCCCCGATCTCATCATCGCCGCCTGCGCCGAGGCGAACGGGCTCACCGTCCTCCACTACGATGCCGACTTCGACCGCATAGCCGCCGTCACCGGACAGCCCGTCGAGTGGGTCGTCCCTCGGGGAAGCGTGTGA
- a CDS encoding DUF4159 domain-containing protein, with product MPIRTALLGAATLTFAATAWIVSTRDGHLPSPVSTPASDRAVQGCCAYYPYEGSLTFLRIQTASPYGGYGRYGGWAHDYPDADVNMSTILRELTLIRTRELAMGGNVLTFDDPRLMQFPVAYVSEPDEWRVTESEAEGLRAYLLKGGVVMFDDFFDFEMANLVAQMSRVFPELHFILLDGTEPIWDSFYRLEPLTMYLEGPRKYGTPEFWGLFEDNDKSKRLLAIANAGADIGDLWEWAAEGWYPVDPTSEAFRIGVNYFIYAVTH from the coding sequence ATGCCGATCCGTACTGCTCTCCTGGGCGCCGCCACCCTGACGTTCGCCGCCACGGCATGGATTGTCTCGACTCGGGACGGCCACCTCCCCTCGCCGGTGTCCACGCCCGCAAGCGATCGCGCCGTGCAGGGGTGCTGCGCCTACTATCCTTACGAGGGGTCCTTGACGTTCTTGCGGATCCAGACCGCTTCCCCCTATGGCGGGTACGGCCGGTACGGTGGTTGGGCGCATGACTATCCAGACGCCGACGTCAACATGTCGACGATTCTGCGCGAGCTGACCCTCATCCGCACGCGAGAGTTGGCGATGGGTGGCAACGTGCTCACGTTCGACGACCCGCGACTGATGCAATTTCCCGTCGCTTACGTGTCCGAGCCGGACGAGTGGCGAGTGACGGAGAGCGAGGCCGAGGGGTTACGCGCGTACCTGCTCAAGGGTGGCGTGGTCATGTTCGACGACTTCTTCGATTTCGAGATGGCGAATCTCGTGGCGCAGATGAGCCGCGTGTTTCCCGAGTTGCATTTCATCCTCCTCGACGGCACCGAGCCGATCTGGGACTCGTTCTACAGGCTCGAGCCGTTGACGATGTACCTGGAGGGCCCACGCAAGTACGGTACGCCCGAGTTTTGGGGGCTCTTTGAGGACAACGACAAGAGCAAGCGGTTGCTCGCGATCGCCAACGCGGGGGCCGACATCGGCGATCTGTGGGAGTGGGCCGCGGAGGGGTGGTATCCGGTCGACCCCACCAGCGAAGCCTTCAGGATCGGCGTGAACTACTTCATTTACGCCGTGACTCACTAG